The following coding sequences lie in one Gemmatimonadota bacterium genomic window:
- a CDS encoding DsrE/DsrF/DrsH-like family protein: MSNATMQETKAPAQAVGAATVESGEPETARKIAIICSKGSLDMAYPGLILANAARMMGIEAVLFFTFWGLDVVTEKKVDHLHADLVGNPANPMPTWIQGFPGMEALGSKMMKKKIEELDIPDVREMLETLDDAGAEIYACQMAMEMFGRERDDLVPQVQAVISAMDFFDKAEGAQTIFI, encoded by the coding sequence ATGAGCAACGCGACGATGCAGGAAACGAAGGCGCCCGCGCAGGCGGTCGGCGCCGCCACGGTCGAATCCGGCGAACCGGAGACTGCTCGCAAGATCGCGATCATCTGCTCGAAGGGCAGTCTGGACATGGCCTATCCTGGCCTGATCCTGGCGAACGCGGCCCGCATGATGGGCATCGAAGCCGTGCTCTTCTTCACCTTCTGGGGCCTGGACGTGGTCACGGAGAAGAAGGTGGACCATCTGCACGCGGACCTGGTGGGCAACCCCGCCAACCCGATGCCGACGTGGATCCAAGGCTTCCCGGGCATGGAGGCGCTCGGGTCCAAGATGATGAAGAAGAAGATCGAGGAGCTCGACATCCCGGACGTCCGTGAAATGCTGGAGACGCTCGACGATGCCGGTGCCGAGATCTATGCCTGTCAGATGGCCATGGAGATGTTCGGGCGGGAGAGGGACGACCTGGTGCCCCAGGTGCAAGCCGTCATCTCCGCGATGGACTTCTTCGACAAGGCCGAAGGCGCTCAGACGATCTTCATCTGA
- a CDS encoding D-aminoacylase, with the protein MRRTNALLAILLLTACTAESGAPPAATPMGSAEPAAAGAYDLILSGGKIVDGTGAAWFYGDLGIRADRIAAITPAGVLAGATAGTRIDATGMVVSPGFIDIQSHSRGAFLTGDGRVLGKITQGITTEIMGEGWTNAPENERTRAAADAIDPEAAAAGLDFSGEHGFDAWLRAMESHGTSPNVGSFVGASTIRIYGKGMDAGPANAEELEQMKTAVRHAMEDGAFGVASALIYPPGNYASTDELVEIVSASAPYGGVYITHMRSEADRYLEAIDEAMEIGKRAGVPVEIYHLKAAGRRNFSKGPQAVAKIDSARAAGLDVQANMYPYIAGGTGLAALLPPWASEGGRLLENLQDPATRKRIHDEVIGDNVEWENLGALATPGGVLVVEAPGAEQHVGKRLSEVAAELGGDWVDAAIELTIATKGQAGMVVFMMSEPNLALQMKQPWIKFGTDAGGMDPDSVTSMAHPRSYGTFPRILGRYVRDARVFPLEDAIRKMSSAVATRLSLGDRGVLREGMMADIVVFDPETVLDVATFEQPHQLSVGIRDVFVNGVAVVRDGEHTGAKPGRVVRGPGWRP; encoded by the coding sequence ATGCGACGCACGAACGCACTTCTTGCCATCCTGCTGCTGACCGCCTGCACAGCGGAGAGCGGCGCCCCGCCGGCAGCGACGCCAATGGGCTCTGCGGAGCCCGCCGCGGCAGGCGCCTACGACCTGATCTTGTCGGGCGGCAAGATCGTGGACGGGACTGGAGCGGCCTGGTTCTATGGCGATCTGGGCATCCGCGCTGACCGGATCGCGGCCATCACTCCGGCCGGTGTGCTGGCAGGCGCCACGGCCGGCACCCGCATCGATGCCACCGGCATGGTGGTCTCCCCTGGGTTCATCGACATCCAGAGCCACTCGCGTGGGGCCTTCCTCACGGGCGACGGTCGCGTGCTCGGCAAGATCACCCAGGGAATCACCACGGAGATTATGGGGGAGGGGTGGACCAACGCCCCGGAGAACGAGCGCACGCGTGCGGCGGCGGACGCGATCGACCCGGAGGCCGCCGCCGCGGGCCTCGATTTCTCCGGTGAGCACGGCTTCGACGCCTGGCTGCGGGCGATGGAGAGCCACGGCACGTCTCCCAACGTCGGCTCCTTCGTGGGCGCGTCCACCATCCGGATCTACGGCAAAGGGATGGACGCCGGGCCCGCCAACGCGGAAGAGCTCGAGCAGATGAAGACCGCGGTCCGCCACGCGATGGAGGACGGGGCCTTCGGAGTGGCCAGCGCGCTGATCTATCCGCCGGGCAACTATGCCTCCACGGACGAGCTGGTGGAGATCGTCTCTGCTTCCGCTCCCTACGGAGGGGTCTACATCACCCACATGCGATCGGAGGCTGATCGCTATCTGGAGGCGATCGACGAGGCGATGGAGATCGGGAAACGCGCCGGCGTTCCCGTGGAGATCTACCATCTGAAGGCGGCGGGACGCCGCAACTTCTCCAAGGGACCGCAGGCCGTCGCGAAAATCGACTCGGCGCGGGCGGCTGGGCTGGACGTGCAAGCCAACATGTACCCCTACATCGCCGGCGGCACCGGGCTGGCCGCCCTGCTGCCCCCCTGGGCCTCGGAAGGCGGTCGGTTGCTGGAGAACCTGCAGGATCCCGCGACCCGCAAGCGCATCCACGACGAGGTCATCGGCGACAACGTGGAATGGGAGAACCTGGGCGCGCTGGCCACGCCCGGAGGCGTGCTGGTGGTTGAGGCTCCGGGCGCCGAGCAGCACGTGGGCAAGCGCCTCTCGGAGGTGGCTGCCGAACTCGGCGGGGACTGGGTGGACGCGGCCATCGAGCTCACCATCGCGACCAAGGGTCAGGCCGGTATGGTGGTCTTCATGATGAGTGAGCCCAACCTGGCGCTGCAGATGAAGCAGCCTTGGATCAAGTTCGGCACCGACGCCGGTGGCATGGATCCCGATTCGGTCACCTCGATGGCACACCCGCGCTCCTACGGCACGTTCCCGCGCATCCTGGGCCGCTACGTGCGGGATGCGCGGGTCTTCCCGCTGGAGGACGCCATCCGGAAGATGAGCTCCGCCGTGGCGACGCGTCTGTCCCTCGGCGACCGGGGTGTGCTGCGGGAAGGCATGATGGCCGACATCGTGGTTTTCGACCCCGAGACCGTGCTGGACGTGGCCACCTTCGAGCAGCCCCACCAGCTCTCGGTCGGCATCCGCGACGTCTTCGTCAATGGAGTGGCGGTGGTCCGGGACGGCGAGCACACCGGCGCCAAGCCGGGGCGGGTCGTGCGCGGGCCCGGCTGGAGACCGTAG
- a CDS encoding sigma 54-interacting transcriptional regulator, which translates to MGVKQSVSERSEDPGEGGGGHAGDAPDPRALESLGALAHLAYFQVDEHRNLVALSPALEELTGFRAEDVLGRSCLTVIRCSECRQGCGVFRHHEVVDAPITLSRADGTTVDVLKSGRVFLDEQGEIRGALEVVTPSEGLPAGGRISAAAIDALFSSLGRAFFTTDGAFRVVGYSSAFDEILSLAKGTLTGVPLGRLLGEELFGEHSRFREALERGERREGVRATLRWPGRQPRQVSLSVGTIEQSDRCAGLSGRYLVMIRPERTVGELPAYRGMVSRSAAMQRIFRVIELLKDNDSTVLITGESGTGKELVARALHETSHRADKPLVIVNCAAIPSELLESELFGHVRGAFTGAVRDRAGRFETADGGTLFLDEIGDLALPLQAKLLRFLQQQTFERVGENRTRKVDVRVLAATHVNLVRAVAERRFREDLYYRLRVVPIEIPPLRDRREDLDALIRFFLDRIGQERGRALQLAPSAMRVLGEYPWPGNVRELEHALEYATMVCEGQTIHVRDLPPEIAKGLDAEVEGPSPVSTPTRDRTARPPAAEDGFAGPPADVLLSPSEAAEARTIREALERARFRKAEAAEQLGMSRTTLWRKMRRFGL; encoded by the coding sequence ATGGGGGTGAAACAATCCGTTTCAGAACGTTCCGAGGACCCCGGGGAAGGGGGTGGGGGCCACGCGGGTGACGCACCCGATCCCCGGGCCCTGGAGTCGCTGGGCGCGTTGGCCCACCTGGCCTACTTCCAGGTGGATGAACATCGGAACCTGGTGGCCCTGAGCCCGGCGCTGGAGGAGCTGACCGGCTTCCGGGCCGAGGACGTGCTGGGCCGCTCCTGCCTGACGGTGATCCGCTGTTCGGAATGCCGGCAGGGGTGCGGCGTCTTCCGGCACCACGAAGTCGTGGATGCGCCCATCACGCTCTCCCGGGCCGACGGCACCACCGTCGACGTGCTCAAGTCCGGCAGGGTCTTCCTCGACGAGCAGGGGGAGATCCGCGGTGCCCTGGAAGTCGTGACGCCCAGTGAGGGGCTCCCGGCGGGAGGGCGGATCTCCGCAGCGGCCATCGATGCGCTCTTCAGCAGCCTCGGGCGGGCCTTCTTCACCACCGATGGCGCCTTTCGGGTCGTGGGCTACTCGAGCGCCTTCGACGAGATCCTCTCCCTGGCCAAGGGCACACTGACCGGAGTGCCGCTGGGCCGGCTGCTGGGGGAGGAGCTCTTCGGGGAACACTCCCGCTTCCGTGAAGCGCTGGAGCGCGGCGAGAGGCGCGAGGGTGTGCGTGCCACCTTGCGCTGGCCCGGACGTCAGCCGCGACAGGTTTCCCTCAGCGTGGGGACGATCGAACAGAGCGACCGTTGCGCCGGGCTGTCCGGGCGCTACCTCGTCATGATCCGTCCGGAACGCACGGTGGGTGAGCTGCCCGCCTACCGGGGCATGGTCTCCCGATCCGCCGCCATGCAGCGGATCTTCCGCGTCATCGAGCTCCTCAAGGACAACGACTCCACGGTGCTCATCACGGGCGAGAGCGGAACAGGCAAGGAGCTCGTGGCGCGCGCCCTCCACGAGACCTCGCATCGTGCCGACAAGCCCCTGGTGATCGTGAACTGCGCAGCGATTCCTTCGGAACTGCTGGAAAGCGAGCTCTTCGGACACGTGCGCGGAGCGTTCACGGGAGCCGTACGAGACCGCGCTGGACGCTTCGAGACCGCCGACGGCGGAACCCTCTTCCTGGACGAGATCGGCGACCTGGCGCTCCCACTGCAGGCCAAGCTGCTGCGCTTTCTGCAGCAACAGACCTTCGAGCGCGTCGGCGAAAACCGGACGCGGAAAGTGGACGTGCGTGTGTTGGCGGCGACGCACGTCAACCTGGTGCGTGCCGTCGCCGAGCGACGCTTCCGCGAGGATCTCTACTATCGACTACGGGTGGTGCCCATCGAGATCCCTCCGCTGCGGGACCGACGTGAGGACCTCGACGCGCTCATCCGGTTCTTCCTGGACCGCATTGGCCAGGAACGCGGCCGGGCGCTGCAGCTGGCACCGTCTGCCATGCGGGTGCTCGGTGAGTATCCGTGGCCCGGAAATGTCCGCGAGCTGGAACACGCGCTCGAGTATGCCACCATGGTCTGTGAAGGCCAGACCATCCACGTCCGCGATCTCCCCCCAGAGATCGCCAAAGGATTGGATGCGGAGGTGGAGGGGCCCTCTCCCGTGTCCACCCCGACGCGCGATCGCACGGCGCGGCCGCCGGCCGCGGAGGACGGTTTCGCGGGTCCTCCCGCCGACGTCCTGCTGTCCCCGTCGGAAGCGGCCGAAGCCCGGACCATTCGCGAAGCCCTGGAGCGGGCCCGTTTCCGTAAGGCGGAGGCCGCCGAGCAGTTGGGCATGAGCCGGACCACGCTCTGGCGGAAGATGCGCCGCTTCGGGCTCTAG
- a CDS encoding TusE/DsrC/DsvC family sulfur relay protein, protein MSTVTYAGTPIEVDHEGFMLNPDQWTPDVAADIARSVGIDPLTERHWQVIDFCRRDAAEKGTPPGVRRITKLAGVSTKDMYELFPKGPGILAAKISGLTKPKGCI, encoded by the coding sequence ATGAGTACTGTCACCTACGCAGGAACCCCGATCGAGGTCGATCATGAAGGGTTCATGTTGAATCCCGATCAGTGGACGCCCGACGTGGCGGCCGACATCGCCCGCAGTGTGGGGATCGACCCGCTGACGGAGCGCCACTGGCAAGTGATCGACTTCTGCCGGCGCGATGCCGCCGAGAAGGGGACTCCTCCCGGAGTCCGTCGCATCACCAAGCTCGCCGGTGTCTCGACCAAGGACATGTACGAACTATTCCCCAAAGGACCTGGGATCCTCGCCGCCAAGATCTCCGGTCTCACGAAGCCGAAAGGGTGCATCTGA
- a CDS encoding membrane dipeptidase has translation MTYPQGGRPSRRQLLQWAAGAAAAGLAAPMLNLGRYRLFAASPREYSARCVDLVGGSLVIDMLCPLTINNETQQRWGPDGAGFTAADFEEFRGSEIDVMHIATGIGGADAHEAYDNVMRFISAHLALIANRPDAFMRIDEAADFDRVREHERIGVLIGLQNSEHFRRPEDVATFHALGQRVSQLTYNARNRIGNGSTERVDGGISDFGVAVIGKMNEVGMAVDVSHSGDRTTLDAFEISAQPVLITHSNCRALAPGHPRCKTDEAIRAVGRAGSVMGITGVRMFVKNDEPTTIEHLLDHFDHVRDLIGPEHLGVGSDIDLHGYDDLPAEQNANLRASYKGSYGFRDKIDIEGVDHPQRMFDLTEGLIRRGYSDDDIRGILGGNFRRVLTEIWSA, from the coding sequence ATGACGTATCCCCAGGGGGGCCGCCCCAGCCGCCGTCAACTCCTCCAATGGGCTGCCGGCGCGGCAGCTGCCGGCCTGGCCGCACCCATGTTGAACCTGGGGCGCTACCGCCTCTTCGCCGCGTCCCCACGCGAGTACAGCGCGCGCTGCGTGGACCTGGTGGGAGGGTCGTTGGTGATCGACATGCTCTGTCCGCTGACCATCAACAACGAGACCCAGCAGCGCTGGGGTCCGGATGGCGCAGGGTTCACGGCGGCCGACTTCGAGGAGTTCAGGGGCTCGGAGATCGACGTCATGCACATCGCCACCGGGATCGGCGGTGCGGACGCGCACGAGGCCTACGACAACGTCATGCGCTTCATCTCAGCGCACCTTGCTCTCATCGCCAACCGTCCGGATGCGTTCATGCGCATCGACGAAGCGGCCGACTTCGACCGTGTGCGCGAACATGAGCGCATCGGTGTCTTGATCGGCTTGCAGAACTCCGAGCATTTCCGGCGGCCCGAAGATGTCGCCACCTTCCATGCACTCGGCCAGCGTGTCTCCCAGCTTACCTACAACGCGCGCAATCGGATCGGGAACGGGTCCACCGAACGGGTGGACGGGGGGATCAGCGACTTCGGCGTGGCGGTCATCGGCAAGATGAACGAGGTGGGCATGGCCGTCGACGTGTCGCACAGCGGAGATCGCACCACGCTGGACGCGTTCGAGATCTCAGCGCAACCGGTGCTCATCACCCACTCCAACTGCCGAGCGTTGGCTCCTGGCCACCCGCGCTGCAAGACCGATGAGGCCATCCGGGCCGTAGGGCGCGCCGGGAGCGTCATGGGCATCACGGGCGTGCGCATGTTCGTCAAGAACGACGAGCCCACCACCATCGAGCACCTCCTCGATCACTTCGACCACGTGCGGGATCTGATCGGACCTGAACACCTCGGTGTGGGAAGCGACATCGATCTGCACGGCTACGACGATCTACCTGCCGAGCAGAACGCCAACCTGCGCGCGAGCTACAAAGGCAGCTACGGCTTCCGCGACAAGATCGACATCGAAGGCGTCGATCACCCGCAGCGCATGTTCGACCTGACCGAGGGTCTGATTCGCAGAGGCTACTCGGACGACGACATCCGCGGCATCCTGGGCGGGAACTTCCGCCGGGTGCTCACCGAGATCTGGTCCGCCTGA
- a CDS encoding outer membrane protein transport protein, protein MENRWWWRALGSTVFALTLAGPASATDGHFLHGVGAVNSAMGGAGIAAPGDLMGSMYLNPAGLTTIDGTRVAFGFEMFKPSRTVSSSMPGLGAGSTESKSNFVPIPSFGFSMKAGERWTVAVAGLGIGGFGVDYPSSTANPILANRPNGFGQVYSNFSLMKIMPAAAVQASDRLSLGFALNLDWASLTVDPMPTASPVVAQTPQGPAPFYSRASAGDGQFGFGLQAGLLYQATDALTFGLAYTSPQWFKDFTFNAMDENPFSSGYGSAREIVFAMDVPAVYGAGVALQPSETVLLTGDVRYITYSSTAGFETDSPGFQADGSVDGFGWDDILVGAAGVEIAASSHWKLRAGYNYSQNPIPDDLSVYNVAAPAVVQHHLTAGLGFQNGGGFGVDLGLYQALANDITGPFNTPFGVMEVTNELSETSVLLQFSFSGLGR, encoded by the coding sequence ATGGAGAATAGATGGTGGTGGAGAGCCTTGGGCTCGACGGTGTTCGCCTTGACGCTGGCAGGACCAGCGTCGGCGACGGACGGACACTTCCTCCATGGGGTGGGAGCGGTGAACTCCGCCATGGGTGGCGCGGGCATCGCGGCACCCGGAGACCTCATGGGCAGCATGTACCTCAACCCGGCCGGACTGACCACGATCGACGGAACCCGTGTGGCGTTCGGCTTCGAGATGTTCAAACCCAGTCGGACGGTCTCCAGCAGCATGCCCGGCCTGGGAGCGGGATCGACCGAGTCGAAGAGCAACTTCGTGCCCATCCCTTCCTTCGGATTCAGCATGAAGGCTGGTGAGCGCTGGACGGTGGCCGTGGCCGGACTGGGGATCGGAGGCTTCGGCGTCGACTATCCTTCCAGCACGGCCAACCCCATCCTGGCCAACCGTCCCAACGGCTTCGGGCAGGTCTACAGCAACTTCTCGCTGATGAAGATCATGCCGGCCGCGGCCGTGCAGGCATCAGACAGATTGTCGCTGGGGTTCGCGCTCAACCTGGACTGGGCGTCGCTGACTGTCGATCCCATGCCCACCGCTTCACCCGTGGTTGCGCAGACCCCGCAGGGACCGGCGCCGTTCTATTCGCGCGCGTCCGCTGGCGACGGCCAGTTCGGCTTCGGCCTGCAGGCCGGACTGCTCTATCAGGCGACTGACGCGCTAACGTTCGGCTTGGCGTACACGAGCCCGCAGTGGTTCAAGGACTTCACCTTCAACGCTATGGACGAGAACCCCTTCTCGAGCGGCTACGGCTCGGCGCGGGAGATCGTCTTCGCGATGGACGTGCCAGCCGTCTACGGCGCGGGGGTGGCGCTGCAGCCGTCGGAGACCGTCCTGCTGACGGGTGACGTGCGCTACATCACCTACTCTTCCACGGCCGGCTTCGAGACCGATTCGCCGGGCTTCCAGGCCGACGGCTCGGTGGACGGCTTCGGCTGGGATGACATTCTGGTCGGTGCCGCCGGCGTGGAGATCGCAGCCTCGAGCCACTGGAAGCTGCGCGCTGGCTACAACTACAGCCAGAATCCGATTCCGGACGACCTGTCCGTCTACAACGTCGCCGCTCCGGCGGTCGTGCAGCATCACCTTACCGCCGGCCTCGGCTTCCAGAATGGCGGTGGGTTCGGGGTCGACCTCGGGCTGTACCAGGCACTGGCCAACGACATCACCGGCCCCTTCAACACGCCGTTCGGCGTGATGGAAGTGACCAACGAGCTGTCGGAGACCTCCGTGCTGCTGCAGTTCAGCTTCTCAGGTCTGGGTCGCTGA
- a CDS encoding DUF1641 domain-containing protein, producing MNTPMTLDTNKGALSEDLGVVLARIEARLERVERGLDAFEERAESLAELKEDLMPMANGLFQRASDTLGRWEETGALAFLAEASTLLERVATSFTPEDVRLLGENLVGILETVRNLTQPEIREIADRATGALRAAEHAPEVKPKLLRSLRDPEVRRGMGLMLTLLKELGAGRETVAAGAVE from the coding sequence GTGAACACTCCGATGACGCTGGACACGAACAAGGGTGCCCTGTCCGAGGACCTGGGCGTGGTGCTCGCTCGGATCGAGGCCCGTCTGGAGCGCGTGGAGCGTGGGCTCGACGCCTTCGAAGAGCGCGCCGAGTCGCTGGCCGAGTTGAAAGAAGACCTCATGCCCATGGCGAACGGCCTGTTTCAACGGGCCAGCGATACGCTGGGGCGCTGGGAGGAGACTGGCGCCCTCGCCTTCCTGGCCGAGGCGAGCACGCTGCTGGAGCGGGTCGCGACGAGCTTCACACCCGAGGACGTCCGTCTGTTGGGCGAGAACCTGGTGGGCATTCTCGAAACCGTGCGGAATCTGACGCAGCCCGAGATACGGGAGATCGCGGACCGTGCCACAGGAGCTCTGCGGGCCGCTGAGCACGCCCCGGAGGTCAAGCCCAAGCTGCTGCGTTCGCTGCGCGATCCCGAGGTGCGGCGGGGCATGGGGCTCATGCTGACGCTGCTCAAGGAGTTGGGAGCCGGCCGCGAGACTGTCGCGGCCGGGGCCGTCGAATAG
- a CDS encoding SulP family inorganic anion transporter translates to MPHELEPKLLTVLREGIPRAQLLRDITAGVLVGIVALPLAIAFAIASGVTPERGLYTAIVAGFLISAFSGSRVQIGGPTGAFVVLVYGIVQAHGYDGLAVATLLAGVLLVGMGLARLGALIQFVPYPVTVGFTAGIALVIASTQVRDALGLAIQTVPAGVVGQWKTYLPLLSAPEPWALALTGGTIALLVLGARWAPRLPASLLAILIGTAAVHAFSLPVETIGSRFGTVSSGLPLPHLPRVPWSQVPDLFSPALSIALLAGIESLLSAVVADGMTGRRHRSNIELVGQGVANIASPLFGGIPATGAIARTATNIKNGGRTPIAGMMHALTLLLILVVAGRWAALIPMATLAGILLVVAYNMSEARFFLKVLRSSTRSDALVLVVTFALTVFVDLTAAIQVGVVLAALLFMKRMTEVTEVRTLESMMDEEDVADPDAVLLAALPKGVEVFEVNGPFFFGAAHKFKTTLATVRGRPNVLILRMRQVPVLDATGLRALEELAAQAEREGTAVVLSGVQPQPRSVLERAEFPARVGAENVTPDFAEAVRRARVLLSEDAT, encoded by the coding sequence ATGCCGCACGAACTCGAGCCGAAGCTGCTCACCGTTCTGCGCGAAGGGATTCCCCGCGCGCAGCTCCTTCGCGACATCACGGCCGGCGTGTTGGTGGGCATCGTGGCCCTCCCGCTGGCCATCGCCTTCGCCATCGCTTCCGGGGTCACGCCGGAGCGGGGACTCTACACCGCAATCGTGGCCGGCTTCCTCATCTCGGCGTTCAGCGGCAGCCGAGTGCAGATCGGAGGCCCCACGGGTGCCTTCGTGGTGCTGGTCTACGGCATCGTGCAGGCTCACGGCTACGATGGGCTGGCGGTGGCCACGCTGCTCGCCGGTGTGCTGTTGGTGGGGATGGGGCTCGCGCGCCTGGGCGCACTGATCCAGTTCGTGCCCTACCCGGTGACGGTCGGCTTCACCGCCGGTATCGCTTTGGTGATCGCGTCCACACAGGTGCGCGACGCCCTGGGTCTTGCGATCCAGACCGTGCCCGCAGGCGTGGTCGGGCAGTGGAAGACCTACCTGCCTTTGTTGAGTGCACCGGAGCCCTGGGCGCTGGCGTTGACCGGAGGCACCATTGCCCTGCTGGTGCTCGGGGCAAGGTGGGCTCCCCGGCTCCCGGCTTCGCTGTTGGCGATCCTGATCGGGACCGCCGCCGTGCACGCCTTCAGCCTCCCCGTCGAGACCATCGGATCCCGGTTCGGGACCGTCTCCTCAGGCCTCCCCCTCCCACACCTGCCTCGAGTTCCGTGGAGTCAGGTGCCGGACCTGTTCTCCCCAGCCCTGTCCATCGCGCTGCTGGCGGGGATCGAGAGCCTGCTGTCCGCTGTGGTGGCGGACGGCATGACGGGGCGCAGGCATCGCTCCAACATCGAACTCGTAGGGCAGGGGGTGGCCAACATCGCATCGCCGCTGTTCGGCGGGATCCCGGCCACGGGTGCCATCGCGCGGACCGCCACCAACATCAAGAACGGCGGACGGACTCCAATCGCCGGGATGATGCACGCCCTCACGCTGCTGCTCATCCTGGTGGTGGCCGGCCGCTGGGCGGCGCTGATCCCCATGGCCACGCTGGCGGGGATCCTGCTGGTCGTGGCGTACAACATGAGCGAAGCCCGCTTCTTCCTGAAGGTGCTGCGCTCCAGCACGCGCAGTGACGCGCTCGTTCTCGTCGTCACCTTCGCGCTCACCGTCTTCGTGGATCTGACCGCCGCCATCCAGGTGGGCGTCGTCCTGGCTGCGCTGCTGTTCATGAAACGCATGACGGAGGTCACCGAGGTCCGCACCTTGGAGTCCATGATGGACGAGGAGGATGTGGCGGATCCCGACGCCGTTCTCCTGGCCGCGCTGCCCAAAGGCGTGGAAGTGTTCGAGGTGAACGGCCCGTTCTTCTTCGGGGCTGCTCACAAGTTCAAGACGACGCTCGCCACCGTGCGGGGCCGGCCCAACGTGTTGATCTTGCGCATGCGCCAGGTCCCCGTGCTCGACGCCACCGGGCTCCGCGCCCTCGAGGAGCTGGCTGCACAGGCGGAGCGGGAGGGCACGGCCGTGGTGCTCTCGGGCGTTCAGCCTCAACCACGCTCGGTCCTGGAGCGCGCCGAGTTCCCGGCGCGCGTGGGAGCCGAAAACGTCACACCCGACTTCGCCGAAGCGGTCCGCCGTGCGCGGGTGCTCCTTTCCGAAGACGCCACCTGA
- a CDS encoding FAD/NAD(P)-binding oxidoreductase, translating into MKKIVILGAGTAGTMMSAKLRRALDPEEWTIQLVDQDNQHIYQPGLLFIPFGVYRPREIVKARARYVPAGVELVLAIIDRIAPDENRVYLEDGRVLDYDFLIIATGSRIVPGETEGLTGPGWGKKAFDFYTLEGATALADRLERFEGGRVVLNVVEMPIKCPVAPLEFLFLADWYFTKRGLRDKVEIVYATPLDGAFTKPKASERLGSMLQERGIKVEPLFNTGEVDIEQGVLKSWDEREIPFDLLVTIPTHMGSEAIGRSDLGNELDFVPTNRHTLQAEAATNIFVIGDATDLPSSKAGSVAHFQGEVLIENVLRAIEGRELLPHFDGHANCFIETGFGKAVLIDFNYETEPLPGRFPLPGLGPMTLLEESEMNHWGKMAFRWIYWNVLLKGAEMPFIGTQLSMAGKWR; encoded by the coding sequence ATGAAGAAGATCGTGATCCTGGGAGCCGGCACCGCAGGCACGATGATGTCCGCGAAGCTTCGGCGGGCGCTGGATCCGGAAGAATGGACGATCCAGCTCGTCGACCAGGACAATCAGCACATCTACCAGCCGGGTCTGCTCTTCATCCCGTTCGGCGTATATCGGCCCCGAGAGATCGTGAAGGCTCGGGCCCGCTACGTACCTGCGGGTGTCGAGCTGGTTCTGGCCATCATCGACCGCATCGCGCCGGACGAAAACCGGGTGTACCTCGAGGATGGTCGCGTCCTCGACTACGACTTCCTGATCATCGCGACCGGAAGCCGCATCGTTCCGGGTGAGACCGAGGGGCTGACGGGTCCCGGGTGGGGGAAGAAGGCCTTCGACTTCTACACGCTGGAGGGGGCCACCGCGTTGGCGGACCGTCTCGAGCGCTTCGAAGGTGGGCGAGTCGTCCTCAACGTCGTCGAGATGCCGATCAAGTGCCCGGTGGCACCGCTCGAGTTCTTGTTCCTGGCCGACTGGTACTTCACCAAACGTGGTCTGCGTGACAAGGTCGAGATCGTCTACGCCACACCGCTCGATGGCGCTTTCACCAAGCCCAAGGCCTCCGAGCGGCTGGGCTCGATGCTCCAGGAGCGCGGGATCAAGGTTGAGCCCCTGTTCAACACCGGCGAGGTCGACATCGAGCAGGGCGTGCTCAAGAGCTGGGATGAGCGCGAGATCCCCTTCGATCTTCTGGTCACCATTCCCACACATATGGGGAGTGAGGCCATCGGTCGATCGGACCTGGGCAACGAGCTGGACTTCGTACCCACCAATCGCCACACGCTTCAAGCTGAAGCCGCCACCAACATCTTCGTGATCGGGGATGCCACCGACCTACCGTCGTCGAAGGCAGGTTCCGTGGCGCATTTCCAGGGCGAGGTGTTGATCGAGAACGTCCTGCGCGCGATCGAGGGGCGTGAGCTGCTCCCCCACTTCGACGGCCACGCCAACTGCTTCATCGAAACCGGATTCGGCAAGGCCGTGCTCATCGATTTCAACTACGAGACCGAACCGCTCCCCGGTCGCTTCCCGCTACCCGGACTGGGCCCGATGACCCTGCTCGAGGAGAGCGAGATGAACCACTGGGGGAAGATGGCCTTCCGCTGGATCTACTGGAACGTGCTCCTGAAAGGTGCGGAGATGCCCTTCATCGGCACGCAGTTGTCGATGGCAGGAAAGTGGAGGTAG